From a region of the Microcebus murinus isolate Inina chromosome 25, M.murinus_Inina_mat1.0, whole genome shotgun sequence genome:
- the LOC105881709 gene encoding LOW QUALITY PROTEIN: phosphatidylinositol N-acetylglucosaminyltransferase subunit C-like (The sequence of the model RefSeq protein was modified relative to this genomic sequence to represent the inferred CDS: inserted 1 base in 1 codon) — translation MCAQPVTNTKEVKWQKVSYERQPFPDNYVDRRFLEELRKNIHARKYQYWAVVFESSVVVQQLCSVCVFVVIWXEGLLAPHWLFGTGLASSLIGYVLFDLVDGGEGRKKSGRTRWADLKSALVFITFTYGFSPVLKTLTESVSTDTIYAMSVFMLLGHLIFFDYGANAAIVSSTLPLNMAIFASVCLASRLPRSLHAFIMVTFAIQIFALWPMLQKKLKACTPRCYVGVTLLFAFSALGGLLSISVVGAILFSLLLVSISCLCPYYLIHLQLFKENIHGPWDEAEIKEDLSRFLS, via the exons ATGTGTGCCCAACCTGTAACTAACACCAAGGAAGTCAAGTGGCAGAAGGTCTCGTATGAGCGACAGCCTTTCCCTGATAACTATGTGGACCGGCGGTTCCTggaagaactcaggaaaaacatCCATGCCCGGAAATACCAGTATTGGGCTGTAGTATTTGAGTCTAGTGTGGTAGTACAGCAGTTGTGCAGTGTCTGTGTTTTTGTGGTTATCT ATGAAGGTCTTCTGGCCCCCCACTGGCTTTTTGGGACTGGCCTGGCTTCTTCACTGATTGGGTATGTTTTGTTTGATCTTGTTGATGGAGGTGAAGGACGGAAGAAGAGTGGGCGGACCCGGTGGGCTGACCTGAAGAGTGCTCTAGTCTTCATTACTTTCACTTACGGCTTTTCACCAGTGCTGAAGACCTTGACAGAATCTGTCAGCACTGACACCATCTATGCCATGTCAGTCTTCATGCTTTTAGGCCACCTCATCTTCTTTGACTATGGTGCCAATGCTGCCATTGTGTCCAGCACACTGCCCTTGAACATGGCCATCTTTGCTTCTGTCTGCCTGGCCTCACGCCTTCCCCGGTCGCTGCATGCCTTCATCATGGTGACCTTTGCCATCCAGATTTTTGCCCTGTGGCCCATGTTACAGAAAAAACTGAAGGCATGTACTCCCCGCTGCTATGTGGGGGTCACTCTGCTTTTTGCATTTTCAGCCCTGGGAGGCCTGCTGTCCATTAGTGTTGTGGGAGCCATACTGTTTTCCCTTCTGCTGGTTTCCATCTCATGTCTCTGTCCTTACTACCTCATTCACCTgcagctttttaaagaaaacattcatgGACCTTGGGATGAAGCTGAAATCAAAGAAGACTTGTCCAGATTCCTCAGCTGA